The genomic region GCAAAAGAACTTTTTCTCAATGGTGCTGGCACAGCGTTTCAGGAAAGGAATGGCTGTGACCACTGACAGCCACACAGGCAGGATGGGGAGAGTCTATACTGTGGCAGAAGGAGATACTTTCAGAGAGTATTTCAAAAACATTGAGAAGGGCAGGTCTTACATGATGATTGATGAACCAATCTGGAAACACATCAGCCATGAACTAAATGCATGGATAGAGCTTATCTTTAATATGGAAAAACGCATGCCACACGAGGGTGACTACTCTACTGGAGTGGAGGTAGTAGATAGGGCTGTCAGCCTCGTGTGCGGTGACAACAGGGATAAGCACCCGTACATCTGTAATATGACAATGCACCTTGCACAGCAGTTCTTTGGTTCAGGTTTACCTTTCCTGTTGTATAGGATATCAAAGCAGCCACAGGTTTCCAGAATCGGACGCGTTGTTAACAATTAAACATTTATAAAATATGTAATCACACATTACTTTTTTGAAAAACAAACTACACAGATAATAGATTGATAATGAAAGTATTTTTAAGAGATAAAAACGTAAATGCACCAGTCAGTTTTTTGTTCTGACTATTTTTTGGTGTTAAGATGAAAGTAATGATATTTGTCTGCGGCGAAGGTCTTGGACACACCAGCCGATGTATATCCATTGGAAGAGAGCTTGCTTCTGCAGGGCATGATGTACATGTTGGCGCTTACGGGTATTCTAAGGAACTTATTGAACGTAAGGGACTTAAGACCCACAAGGTCCCCTCGGAAATAACTCTTGTCGGTAAAGCAGGTTCTCTGAATCTGAAAAAGTCTATTCTTGCAACTTTCAAGAGAGGACAGTTTCTGGGCATAATAAAAATACGCAAGCTCCTCAAGAGAACAAAGCCTGATGTTGTAATATCAGACAGTTATTTCATGGGAATGCTAAGTGCTAAATCCCGCGGTATTCCATGCTATTTGATTGTGAACCAGTCAAATATGGAGGAGTTCTTTAAGGGTAAAGGCGTGTCAAGTAAAATAGTAGCCGAGCTTGTGAAAAAATCTTACACCGGAATGTTCAGGATGGCTGATAAAGTAATAATTCCTGATTTTCCGTTGCCACACACAGTATGCAGGAAGAATCTGGAGTTCAGGAAAAAGACATGGGAAAAAGTGTTTTTCAGTGGTCCGCTTATAGGAAAGACCTTTGGGGAAACAAAAACCAGAGAACTACAGCGTCCGCACGTACTCTGTACAGTTGGTGGATTTGGCTACCGTGAACCAATTTTTAGAAAAGTAATTGAAGCTGCAGGTCTGGATAGTTCCATCAATTATACTTTGCTTTCAGGCCCAAGCGTTGACCCTGCAAGTCTTGGAGAATTACCGGAGAATGTTACAATTCTGAAATTCATCGATGACCAGTTCCCATATATGAAGGCTTCAGACCTTGTTATCGCTCCTGGAGGTCACAGTACCATGATGGAAGCCCTGAGCTTTGGAGTTCCGATGATAAGCGTTCCTGATCAGAAGCATAGTGAACAGCAGAACAATGCTTTTGTTATTGAGGAAGATGGCCTTGGAAAAATGATGGACTACTCTGCATCTCCCGAAGATATACTTGAAAACGTCAGGCTGCTTATTAGTGATGAAAAGTACAGAAACAAGCTTGCAGAAATGCGTGAGATGGCAGTGGAATTGAACGGACCGAAGGCCGTAAGGTTGTTAGTTGAAGAAATTGGAAATTAATCAGGCTCAATAAGTTTCAATAAGATGAGCAAAGTGTACTTTTTGAATTCAGCGTGAGAAGTTCTTCTTGTAATAGATACTAAGGACTATTGCGATTAAGCCCATAACGGCAAAGAAGATTACATGACTCAGAACACTGACATCAGTTATCAGGTTCTGGAGATTGCTATGGAATATGTATCCTGCTGTTATGAGAACTGGGTAAAATGACAAAAGGGCTAACAGGTCATAGAATACGAATTTGCGCCAGGGCACGTTTGCAGACCCGGCAACTACAGGGCCGAAAAAGCGAAGGCCTACTATAAGCCGGAATGTGAAAATGGTTTTGCCACCGTGGTTCTCCATTAAATGCTCATAACGGGCAATCTTTTTCTTATCTTTATTACTATCGAAACGTGATAGTAATTTGCTTCCGTTTTTACTGAGCCAGTAGAGCAATATATCCCCGGAAGCACCTGCAATCAGACTGACAACGATTACTATCCAGAGATTTCCGAAACCAAGACTGACAATGTAACCTACGATGAGTAGAAGAACTTCTTCCGGCAGCGGAATGAAATGTCCCAGAAAACCGAGAGTTATGAAAATACCCACATATGAAAGATGTTCAAGATAAGGTACTATAAACTCCCAATTACTCATCTTGTTTTATCAGTAATTGAATCTATAAAAGCTCTTTCAGATCTGTAAAAAGAAGGAAAAGGATAGGGAGGAGTTGCAAAAAAATCTTTGTTTTCATGCAACTCCTGAGTGGAGTGGTTGGTTGGTTGGTCGTTTTTATAATCGCTTTTTGAATGGATTAGTCCATATCATTCAATGTAGTATGTTACCTGTACTGACATTGAAACTGTGGACTCTCCTGGTTCTATTGGTGTGGAAACTCCGCCTGCATCCATTGCTGCTTCTTCTACATCCATTGCATAGTAGATTTTAGAATTACTGTTGCTGTTTATGGATGCAGTCTGCACACCTGTGATTTTTAGATCAAGGGTGTCAGCAAGTTCGTTGGCCTTTGCTCTTGCATTGCCTACAGCTTCACTTACAAGCTCTTCACGAAGTTCATCCTGCATGTCATCAGAGACTGAAAAGGAAATACTTCCTATCTGGTTAGCACCTGATGCAGTTGATTTGTCGATGATATCGCTCAGGTAATCGAGTTTTGTGGTTGTGACCTGTACGCTGTTGGATGCGGAATAACCTGTGATGGTTCGTTCCCCGTCATAATTATAGACCGGATACACGGAAACATAGGATGTCTGTATTTCCTTGTCTTCAAGGCCGAGGGCTTTGAGTTCTGATATGACAGCGCTCATTATGGCAGCATTCTCGTCAGATGCTTCCTGTGCTGTTTCGGCCTGGATGACAGCGCCTATACTTAATGATGCGGTGTCAGGGACGACATTCTGTTCGGCGTATCCGCTCATGGTAATTGTGTCTGCTGTAGTTTGTTCAGTTCCATCCTGTGAGATGGCATATATAGTTAGTGACATCACCACCAGCACTACTGATAGCGCAATGATGGCGAAATATGATTTATCGTTTTTATTGTCAGATGACATGTTATATCCTCCTCTAGTGCCTTGCAACCGGTAATTATAACCGATTGTTACGATTAATAGAAAGACTTGAACATATTAATCAATTGTCTAAGCTTCAAACTCGTTTGTAGCTATAACAGGGGACTGATTGCGATGATAAAAACGAACATCTCAGAATTGATGTAGCCATTGTCCATAACTGTGGAAAATAAAATAGAGAACTGTTATTTAATATTATATATACGGCAAAATACTTATAGATACTAATAATATATATTTGGCATGGGATGATTGAGATTATTTCTTTGGTGTGGGAACCATGAAAACATCTTTTTACAATTAAAGAGGGATTGAGTGATTTATGGTGAGATCGAGTTTATAGGAATTGCAGATATTCCACGTATCAATACCATTTTCAGTATCGATAACACGCTGT from Methanolobus tindarius DSM 2278 harbors:
- a CDS encoding DedA family protein → MSNWEFIVPYLEHLSYVGIFITLGFLGHFIPLPEEVLLLIVGYIVSLGFGNLWIVIVVSLIAGASGDILLYWLSKNGSKLLSRFDSNKDKKKIARYEHLMENHGGKTIFTFRLIVGLRFFGPVVAGSANVPWRKFVFYDLLALLSFYPVLITAGYIFHSNLQNLITDVSVLSHVIFFAVMGLIAIVLSIYYKKNFSR
- a CDS encoding SIMPL domain-containing protein, giving the protein MSSDNKNDKSYFAIIALSVVLVVMSLTIYAISQDGTEQTTADTITMSGYAEQNVVPDTASLSIGAVIQAETAQEASDENAAIMSAVISELKALGLEDKEIQTSYVSVYPVYNYDGERTITGYSASNSVQVTTTKLDYLSDIIDKSTASGANQIGSISFSVSDDMQDELREELVSEAVGNARAKANELADTLDLKITGVQTASINSNSNSKIYYAMDVEEAAMDAGGVSTPIEPGESTVSMSVQVTYYIE
- a CDS encoding UDP-N-acetylglucosamine--N-acetylmuramyl-(pentapeptide) pyrophosphoryl-undecaprenol N-acetylglucosamine transferase, which codes for MKVMIFVCGEGLGHTSRCISIGRELASAGHDVHVGAYGYSKELIERKGLKTHKVPSEITLVGKAGSLNLKKSILATFKRGQFLGIIKIRKLLKRTKPDVVISDSYFMGMLSAKSRGIPCYLIVNQSNMEEFFKGKGVSSKIVAELVKKSYTGMFRMADKVIIPDFPLPHTVCRKNLEFRKKTWEKVFFSGPLIGKTFGETKTRELQRPHVLCTVGGFGYREPIFRKVIEAAGLDSSINYTLLSGPSVDPASLGELPENVTILKFIDDQFPYMKASDLVIAPGGHSTMMEALSFGVPMISVPDQKHSEQQNNAFVIEEDGLGKMMDYSASPEDILENVRLLISDEKYRNKLAEMREMAVELNGPKAVRLLVEEIGN